The following DNA comes from Brassica oleracea var. oleracea cultivar TO1000 chromosome C5, BOL, whole genome shotgun sequence.
NNNNNNNNNNNNNNNNNNNNNNNNNNNNNNNNNNNNNNNNNNNNNNNNNNNNNNNNNNNNNNNNNNNNNNNNNNNNNNNNNNNNNNNNNNNNNNNNNNNNNNNNNNNNNNNNNNNNNNNNNNNNNNNNNNNNNNNNNNNNNNNNNNNNNNNNNNNNNNNNNNNNNNNNNNNNNNNNNNNNNNNNNNNNNNNNNNNNNNNNNNNNNNNNNNNNNNNNNNNNNNNNNNNNNNNNNNNNNNNNNNNNNNNNNNNNNNNNNNNNNNNNNNNNNNNNNNNNNNNNNNNNNNNNNNNNNNNNNNNNNNNNNNNNNNNNNNNNNNNNNNNNNNNNNNNNNNNNNNNNNNNNNNNNNNNNNNNNNNNNNNNNNNNNNNNNNNNNNNNNNNNNNNNNNNNNNNNNNNNNNNNNNNNNNNNNNNNNNNNNNNNNNNNNNNNNNNNNNNNNNNNNNNNNNNNNNNNNNNNNNNNNNNNNNNNNNNNNNNNNNNNNNNNNNNNNNNNNNNNNNNNNNNNNNNNNNNNNNNNNNNNNNNNNNNNNNNNNNNNNNNNNNNNNNNNNNNNNNNNNNNNNNNNNNNNNNNNNNNNNNNNNNNNNNNNNNNNNNNNNNNNNNNNNNNNNNNNNNNNNNNNNNNNNNNNNNNNNNNNNNNNNNNNNNNNNNNNNNNNNNNNNNNNNNNNNNNNNNNNNNNNNNNNNNNNNNNNNNNNNNNNNNNNNNNNNNNNNNNNNNNNNNNNNNNNNNNNNNNNNNNNNNNNNNNNNNNNNNNNNNNNNNNNNNNNNNNNNNNNNNNNNNNNNNNNNNNNNNNNNNNNNNNNNNNNNNNNNNNNNNNNNNNNNNNNNNNNNNNNNNNNNNNNNNNNNNNNNNNNNNNNNNNNNNNNNNNNNNNNNNNNNNNNNNNNNNNNNNNNNNNNNNNNNNNNNNNNNNNNNNNNNNNNNNNNNNNNNNNNNNNNNNNNNNNNNNNNNNNNNNNNNNNNNNNNNNNNNNNNNNNNNNNNNNNNNNNNNNNNNNNNNNNNNNNNNNNNNNNNNNNNNNNNNNNNNNNNNNNNNNNNNNNNNNNNNGGATGATGTCTTAAAGATGGCTCAAGAGATTTACTTTAATGATCACAAGCAGAAGTTCACAATGGAGCATGCATGGTTAGAACTTCGATACGATCAGAAATGGCTCGGAGCTTCTACTACTAAGGATAAAGTCAAGTCTAAAAGAAGGAAGGTGGATTCCCAGACGGCACAGTCATCATCCTCTGTGCAAGATGGGCATGGAGAGGAAGCGATGACTCGACCAGTTGGGGTTAAAGCAGCAAAGGGAAAAGGAAAAAAACCAGTGAGGAAGCAAGCTACTTTGGAAGAGGAAGAGAAGGAGAGGATGGAATTAAAGAACATATGGGAGATTAAGCAAGCCGATTTTGCTAACAAGCAAACTCTTAACAAGCAAAAGTTGCTAGATAGCCTCGTCACCAAGACTGAACCTTTAACTGAACTTGAAAGCGCCTTAAAAATCAAGCTTATTACAGAGTTTTTAGTTTGAGTCTTATGCTATTTGTGTGTTTATTCTGCTCTCGTGTTTATGCTTATCTCAATTTGTTGTTATGCTTATCTCAATTTATGTATGTTTATGCTTTTGTGTCTATGCGTGTATGCTTTTGTGACATATTAATGAAATTGTATGTTTGTGTTCTGTTGCTCTCGTGTTTATGCTTTTGTCTCTTTATGCTTTTGTGTCTTTATGCTTTTGTGTCTTTATGCGTGTATGCTTTTGTGTCTTTATGCGTTCTATTGCTCTCGTGTTTGTGCAGGTGACATTGACAGAAGAAGAAGACACAAGCATGTGGAGCATCTCCTTTCCAACGTGATGTCTCAAGCTGGAGAATCAGAGCATGTGGAGCATGTCACATAAACAAGAGAATCATAGTCTTGTGTTCCCTTTATAAGTTGCACCTCTCCTCTCCTTTCCATTGTGCAAGTTAAAAAAAAAACATTTGTAAACACTGAGTGTACAAGAACAAAGACCGAAGCTATTTTTCTTAATTCCTTTGCTTATCTTTTCGAGTTTACAAAACAAAGATCGAGTGTACAAAACAAATATCGAGTGTACATTTGTAAACATTCCTTTTCTTTCTCCTCTACCCAAAAAAAAAAAAATCATTTCCTATATTTTTTCTTAATTTTCTTCTAAATGGCTTCTTCTTCTAATAATAATTATGAAGATATGGGCGACGAGCGATTGGATGAAATTTTCGATCAAAAGTTTGAAAAAATTATCAAACGTTATGAAGATCGTCTACAAACATCAACGCCAAAAAACCAACGAGCTTACATTGAAAGAAACCGAGAACAAGGACACATGCAGTTATGGAACGACTATTTTAGTGAAGATGCAACATATCCTTCGCACATGTTTCGACGCCGTTTTCGAATGAACAAGGTTTTGTTCATGCGCATTGTTGATCGTCTCTCGGCTGAAATCCCATACTTTCAACAAAGAAGAGATGCTACTGGAAGACTCGGTCTCTCTCCATTACAAAAAGCAACGGCAGCAATTCGCATGATGGCATATGGTTGCGCAGCTGATGCCATCGACGAGTACTTCCGACTTGCTGAATCTACCGCGCTTTTATGCTTAGAACATTTTGTTGAAGGAATCATTAATTTATTTGGAGATGAGTATCTACGAAAACCCACTCCAGAAGATCTTCAACGACTGCTCGATATTGGAGAGATACGCGGATTTCCCGGCATGATAGGAAGCATCGATTGTATGCATTGGGAGTGGAAGAATTGTCCGACCGCATGGAAAGGTCAATACACACGTGGATCAGGAAAACCAACAATTGTTCTAGAAGCTGTAGCTTCACAAGATCTCTGGATATGGCATGCGTTTTTCGGACCTCCAGGTACATTAAATGATATCAATGTTCTTGATCAATCACCGGTTTTTGATGATATATTACAAGGTCTAGCTCCAAAAGTTAAGTACGTTGTCAACGGACACAACTACCGGTTGCCTTACTATCTCACAGATGGTATTTATCAAAACTGGGCTACATTTTTCCAATCTATTCGAGATCCGCAAGGTCAGAAAGCATCTTTATTTGCTACACAACAAGAACATGTTCGTAAAGATGTCGAGCGTGCTTTTGGAGTTTTGCAAGCTCGATTTGCCATTGTCAAAAATCCAGCTCTTTTGTGGGATAAAATAAAAATTGGAAAGATAATGAGAGCTTGTATCATTCTACATAATATGATCGTAGAAGATGAACGAGATGGGTACACTCAGTTTGATGTATCAATTTTCCAACAACCGGAATCGAACCGAAGTGCACAAGTCGATTTCAGCTATTCAGATCAGATGCCTACAAATCTCGGGAACGTTATGGGCATGATGACCATTCGGAATGAAGTCCGTGATAACCAAATTCATCAAAGATTGAAGGCTGATTTGGTTGAGAATATATGACAAAAATTTGGAACACATCAAGATTTCAACTAATCGGTTTTTTTTCACGTTTACCATTCGTATGAGACTTTTAATATGTTTTTTGTCATTTTTATTATAAGTTTTATGTATGTTTTAATTCTAAATCATTTTAATAAAAAAAAAAAAATTTAAGAACCTCAATTGGGTCCTACCAATGGAGAAGAAAAAATTACATAGGTTAACAAAAGTACTTAACCTTTCAAATCACAAAATTATATATTAATTTAATGTTAAGTATCCCTTAGGGGGACTAACGGATGGAGTTGGTCTAAGAGGTTCAAGGACTTGATCCTTAAGACAGGTGGCAACGGGTTATTGCGCAGGTGATGTTTTGAGTTTGGTTTTGTCGGCAATTTACGGTTCGTTTTGTTTTTTTTTCATTCGATTTGGAGATTTTCGTTTGAAATTAGGGTTTCATTTGATGATGTCTACAAATATCCATAATATTCTCGGCATTCGGGATGATGTTCACGATACCCAGGCACATCATCGATTGAAATATGATTTAATAGAAAATATTTGGAACAAATTTGGTGATTCATAATCATGTTGTATTTTTAAATTTAATCATCTTAAATATTTATAAGCTCTCATGTTGTATCTTTATATTTAATCATCTTTTTATCTAATCATCTTATAAACTCTTATGTGTAATCTTTATATTTAATCATGTTTTTATTTAGGAATTTTTCTATCTTTATGTTAAATTATTGTTTTTATTTTTAATTGTTATATTTATATGTTTAATTTTTATTTTTTAAGTTTATTTCTAGTATTTTATGTTAAGTTATTCTATTTAATCATTCAATATATAAAAAATTAAATTTCACTAAACAAAAAAAAATTTATATTTTTTTATTCATAAAGATTCCAACTTCGGGTTCACCATTTTACACACATTTTTCACAAGAGTCCTTAACTATTCAAAAAAAAAAAATTTGATAATTTATTCCTAAGGACTCCACAATGGGTATCACCATTGTGGATGCTCTAAGAGCATATGCAATGGTTTCGGAGTCCTTACCATTATTTTAGTATATATATTTTTTTGAATAGTTAAAGACTCTAATAAAAATGGTGTGTCCAAAAAAATATTTATATTTTTTTAAAGTGAAATTTAATTTTTATTTATTAGAAGATAAAATATAAAGATACATTGATTAAAAATAAAGATACAATGATTAAATATAAAGATAAACTAATTATTAATCTTCATCACCAAATTTTTTCCAAATATTTTCGATTAAATCATTCTTCAATCGTTCATGCATATGCCTATCACGAAGATCATTCCGATTGAGAAAGATATTATTCAGATTTGTAGGCCTCTCGGTTTCGACCTCTGAACTTCTGGTGACGTCTCCTTCTTCAAATTCAGATATATCGTAACGAATGAATCCATCTCGTTCATTTTCGACTATCATATTGTGTAGTATGATACATGCTCTCATAATCTTCCCTATCTTTGCCTTGTTCACTGAAAGAGCCGGGTTTCTCGCAATCGCAAACCGGGATTGTAGTACTCCAAAAGCCCGCTCCATATCTTTTCGGGTTGCTTCTTGAACTTTAGCAAATAACTCTTGTTTACGACATTGAGGGAGTGTGATAGATTGGATAAATGTTGACCATTTTGGATATATACCGTCTGTGAGGTAGTACACCAACTAATACGTGTGTCCGTTGACCACATACTTTACCCTGGGGGTCCGACCTTCTAAAATGTCATCAAAAACAGGAGACCGATCGAGGACATTGATATCGTATAAGGTACCTGGAGGACCAAAAAAGGCGTGCCATATCCAAAGATCGTGTGTAGCTACAGCCTCTAATACAATTGTCGGTTTTCCTGATCCACGTCCGTATTGTCCTTTCCAAGCGATTGGGCAATTTTTCCACTCCCAATGCATACAATCAATGCTCCTGACCATCCCAGGAAACCCGCGGCTCTCTCCAATATCGAGTAGTCGTTGAAGATCCTCCGGTGTGGGTCTTCGTAGATACTCCTCTCCAAATAACCGGATGATTCCATCAGTGAACTTATGTAAACACAAAAGTGTTGTGCTCTCACCAAGTCGGAGATACTCATCAACCGTGTCAGCTGCAGAACCATAAGCAAGCTGACGAATTGCTGCCGTACATTTTTGAAGTGGAGAAAGACCAAACCTCCCGGTTGCATCTTGTCTATGTTGAAAGAACGGAACGTTCTCTGAGAGGTCATGGACAATACGCATGAATAAATCCTTGTTCATGCGGAAACGCCGTCTGTATAACTGTGCCGAGTATGTCGAGTCTTCGCTGAAGTAGTCATTCCATAAACGGTTGTGGTCTGCTTCACGGTTTCGTTCTACATAAGCACGTCTCCGTTGATTATTGGTTTGGGCCTCCACTATATCGTTGTATGTATCTTCGAGGATTTCGTCGAAAACTTCGTCCAATCTTTCTTCGAGTTCATCGGATGATGATGATGATGACAACATTATTAGGTATCCCTCCTGTAAATAATAAATATTTTAGAAGATAAGCCTTCTATTTACCTTGAGGATCCGAGGGAGACCAGTCGCGATGGTGGGTCGAGAGAATCGCCGTCGAGAGTCGAGAGGATTTTTTTTTCTTTGCTTCGGTTGAAATGACCCATTTTTTTCCCCATACGAAATATAAAAGCGGCCCAGTCCACTCAAATTCGGACACGTAACACAGGGATCGAGTCCGTCAACCACCTAATTACGGACCAATCCTTACGTTTATTAAGCTTAATATTATTATTATATTAAAACTAATGGAACCATTAAACCTAAGGATTCGGGGTCATCCCCCGTTGCGCATGCTCTAATAGAGCAGTAATACAGTAGTAGTTCCGTAAATTAGACATCTACAACTTTAGCTGTATTTCACATTGGGGTCATTATTCCTTTCTAACATACTAATAGGTATGTAAATTAGACATCTAAAACTTTAGCTGTATTTCGTATTGGGGTCATTTTTCCTTTTTAACATACTAATAATTCTGTAAACTAGATATCTAAAACTTTAGCTGTATTTCACATTCAACCCTTTGCAAATATCAAATCCTTTATCCTAATCAAACCAGACGGTTAGGTTTCTGTTTCAGTCTTGTTGCTTTTTGTCACCAAAGATGTGAGAAAGATACACGTAATTTAGGGTTGAGTAAGCATTATCGAGTCCAGTAGTATCATTTAGTATGAACTTTGCATATGTATA
Coding sequences within:
- the LOC106344433 gene encoding glutathione S-transferase T2-like, whose amino-acid sequence is MAQEIYFNDHKQKFTMEHAWLELRYDQKWLGASTTKDKVKSKRRKVDSQTAQSSSSVQDGHGEEAMTRPVGVKAAKGKGKKPVRKQATLEEEEKERMELKNIWEIKQADFANKQTLNKQKLLDSLVTKTEPLTELESALKIKLITEFLVTLTEEEDTSMWSISFPT
- the LOC106344434 gene encoding uncharacterized protein LOC106344434, yielding MLSSSSSSDELEERLDEVFDEILEDTYNDIVEAQTNNQRRRAYVERNREADHNRLWNDYFSEDSTYSAQLYRRRFRMNKDLFMRIVHDLSENVPFFQHRQDATGRFGLSPLQKCTAAIRQLAYGSAADTVDEYLRLGTLYDINVLDRSPVFDDILEGRTPRVKYVVNGHTY